A segment of the Neisseria chenwenguii genome:
GCTAACCGGGCTGCGCTACGCCCCGACTTGGAGTTGCGAAATATACAGAGATTTAAAAAAAGCGTCAACCGATTGCGCGCATTTTCTGCATAAAATTGAAATTAGCCGCTTATTTTTACTTGGAATTTATTTTTCCGAACCAGGCCGAGGCCTTTACAAAAATAAGTAACACCTGTTTGTAGGGGCGGTTTTACACCCGCCAAAACGTTAACCGTTTCAGAAACATTTATTTTTTTCAGCAAGTTGCAGATTTACAGGCAGGTGTAAAACCCGCCTCTACAAGCGTTTCCCAAGGACTCCAGCTTTTTTGCAAAGGCCTCAGGCCGTCTGAAAAATCGCGCTGCCAAAACGCGCCAAAAAATGCGATAATTGTCAACAATTTCATGATTTCCCTCTATATTTAAAGAAAGACCGCCATGACCGCCCAACTGATTAACGGTAAAGAAATTTCCCAGCAACGCCTCGCCAAAGTCGCCCAAGCCGTTGAAAAACGCGCTGCCGACGGGCTGCATACGCCGTGTTTGGCGGTTATTTTAGTCGGCAACGACCCCGCCAGCGCGGTTTATGTGCGCAACAAAAAACTGGCCTGCGAAAAATCGGGCATCAAATCATTATCTTACGAACTGCCCGCTTCAACTTCGCAGGAAGAGCTGCTCGGTTTGGTGGTAGAATTAAACGAAAACAGCAAGGTGGACGGCATTCTCGTCCAGCTTCCGCTGCCGCCGCACATCGACAGTCAGGCGATTTTGGAACACATCCTGCCGCACAAAGACGTGGACGGTTTTCATCCTTACAACGTCGGCCGCCTGGCGGTCAAAATGCCGCTGATGCGCCCCTGCACCCCCAAAGGCGTGATGACGCTTTTGGAAGCCTACGGCGTTGACCCGAAAGGCAAAAAAGCCGTCATTGTCGGCGCATCCAACATCGTCGGCCGCCCGCAGGCTTTGGAACTGCTGCTCGCCCGCGCAACCGTTACCGTCTGCCACAGCGCCACGCAGAATCTGTCCGAGGAAGTCGGTGCGGCAGATATTTTGGTGGTAGGCGTCGGTATTCCGAACTTCGTCAAAGGCGAATGGATCAAACCGGGTGCAGTCGTGATCGACGTAGGCATCAACCGCTTGGAAAACGGCAGCCTGTGCGGCGATGTGGAATTTGACGCCGCAAAAGAGCGCGCCGCCATGATTACCCCCGTGCCCGGCGGCGTCGGCCCGATGACGATTGCCACGCTGTTGGAAAACACGCTGCACGCAGCCGAACTGCACGACTAATCTTCCGACAGGCCGAGACTTTTGCAAAAAATGCTGTCTGAAACGGTTCAGTCTCTTCAACCGGCGTCATTCCCGCGCAGGCGGGAATCCACGTTTGATTTTCTGAAACTCATTTTAAAACAATACATTGTCTGTACTTAACCGTAGATTCCCGCCTGCGCGGGAATGACGTCTGTGAAGGACTCAGACGGCCATTCTGATTTTTGCAACGGTCTCAGGCCGTCTGAAACTTGGCTGCTGAACGTAGTGGTTCGACTACGCTCACCAACCATCGAAGCACCTGTGCTGAGCGTAGTCGAAGCATCAGACGGCCTGCCGTCTAAATGCCCCCTGCCCCCAATCATTTTTTATATTTATAAAGGAAGAAAACATGAAAAAACTGCTTACCGCCGCATTATTGTGCTGTGCCGCTGCGGCTCACGCCCAAAACGAGATTACCGTACCCGTTTCGCTGTTGAGTGTTGCCGACGGCAATCAGGTTGTCGGCGAAGTACGCATCAGCCAAAGCAAGTACGGCGCCGTATTTACCCCGAAAATCCGCGGACTGGCAGCCGGCATTTACGGTTTCCACGTTCATGAAAAACCGAGCTGCGAAGCGGCGGAAAAAGACGGCAAAAAAGTCGAAGGATTGGGCGCAGGCGGCCATTGAGATCCGAAGAAAACCAACGCCCACAAAGGCCCGTGGGACGACAGCGGCCATCTCGGCGACCTGCCCGCGCTGGCAGTTGACGCCAAAGGCAACGCCCAACCCGTTGTCGCGCCGCGCATCAAAAACATCAACACCCTGCGCAACCACTCGCTGATGATTCACGCCGGCGGCGACAATTACAGCGACCAACCCGCTGCGCTGGGCGGCGGCGCGCGCAAATACTGCGGCGTTATCCGCTGATTTTGGAAACGGCAAGGCCGTCTGAAATTCCGTTTTCAGACGGCCTCATGCCCTACTGCGGCGCGCAACATCTGCTTGACGCAACAGCAAAAAACAGCAATAATCCTCCGCTTGTCCTGAAGTACAGGCAAAACCCCTGTACCCGCTTAACTGAAAAGGAAATCAAATGAAACAAGGTATCCACCCGAACTACCACGAAGTCAATGTTACCTGCTCTTGCGGCAACAAATTCGTGACCAAATCCGCTATGGAAAAAGACAGCTTCAACATCGAGGTTTGCTCTTTGTGCCACCCGTTCTACACCGGCCAGCAAAAAATCGTCGACACCACCGGCCGTGTGGACAAATTCAACAACAAATTCGGCAACCTGTTCAAACGCGGTTAATCTGCAACAGGTTGGAAGGAAAAGACTGCTTCGGCAGTCTTTTTTTGTTTTTCAGACGGCCTCTTTTCCCCTCCCGCCCAAACGCCGCCCTACCCGCTCAATCCCTTCTCCGCCCGATACGCGCAGGAATTTGTTACACTACCCGTCTTGTTAACCGCACGATTCCGATTTTCCGCCGATGCTGACCTATACCCCCCCTGAATCCCGACAGACCGTCCAAACCCGCGAAAAACCTTGGCTGCTGCTGCTGATGGCGTTTGCCTGGCTGTGGCCGGGGGTGTTTTCGCACGATTTGTGGAACCCGTCCGAGCCGGTTTTGCTGACGGCGGCCGAATCGCTGAAAAACGGCGCGCAGCCTTTCGTGGCGGAAATTTTCGGCCAGCCCGAATTCCGCATTTCGCCCGTTTATCTTTGGGTGGCGGCGGCGTTTCAGAACCTGTTTGCGCCGTGGGCGGCCGATGCCTATGCCGCCGCGCGGTTTGCCAGCGTGATTTTTACCGTTATCGGTCTGAC
Coding sequences within it:
- a CDS encoding superoxide dismutase family protein produces the protein MPALAVDAKGNAQPVVAPRIKNINTLRNHSLMIHAGGDNYSDQPAALGGGARKYCGVIR
- the folD gene encoding bifunctional methylenetetrahydrofolate dehydrogenase/methenyltetrahydrofolate cyclohydrolase FolD, coding for MTAQLINGKEISQQRLAKVAQAVEKRAADGLHTPCLAVILVGNDPASAVYVRNKKLACEKSGIKSLSYELPASTSQEELLGLVVELNENSKVDGILVQLPLPPHIDSQAILEHILPHKDVDGFHPYNVGRLAVKMPLMRPCTPKGVMTLLEAYGVDPKGKKAVIVGASNIVGRPQALELLLARATVTVCHSATQNLSEEVGAADILVVGVGIPNFVKGEWIKPGAVVIDVGINRLENGSLCGDVEFDAAKERAAMITPVPGGVGPMTIATLLENTLHAAELHD
- the rpmE gene encoding 50S ribosomal protein L31; its protein translation is MKQGIHPNYHEVNVTCSCGNKFVTKSAMEKDSFNIEVCSLCHPFYTGQQKIVDTTGRVDKFNNKFGNLFKRG
- a CDS encoding superoxide dismutase family protein, which produces MKKLLTAALLCCAAAAHAQNEITVPVSLLSVADGNQVVGEVRISQSKYGAVFTPKIRGLAAGIYGFHVHEKPSCEAAEKDGKKVEGLGAGGH